A genome region from Acidobacteriota bacterium includes the following:
- a CDS encoding restriction endonuclease subunit S has product MNADRLFALYDRVAEAPDAVGRLRRFVLDLAVRGKLAEQDPADEPTSELSELIVRNRINDLGLPGNWCRTTVGDILDFRYGKGLKVSDRADDGPVPVYGSNGIVGYTTTPLTIRRSVIVGRKGSAGALNKCNGPSWTTDVAYYVESPSFFNLDYLFFSLATLDLSDLRKGVKPGLSRADAYSKLISVPPLAEQQRIVAKVDELMALCDQLEETRTAREDTRDRLTRASLTRLVAPEIDAPTFRSHARFAVDALPALTARADQVKNLRQTILNLAVRGKLVEQDPSDEPASELLKLIAAEKARLLKARKIRKRKPTESLSPPEPAFGLPSGWTVARLSDVVVELQTGPFGSSLHKSDYKMGGTPVVNPASIRNGKIVPVGKMAVGTDTLERLANFKLRAGDIVMGRRGEMGRCAVVAE; this is encoded by the coding sequence GTGAATGCTGATCGCCTATTCGCCCTATACGACCGCGTAGCCGAGGCACCGGACGCCGTTGGACGTCTGCGCCGCTTTGTGCTGGATCTCGCCGTGCGCGGCAAGTTGGCAGAGCAAGATCCGGCAGACGAACCGACGTCGGAACTGTCTGAGTTAATTGTGCGAAACAGAATCAACGACTTGGGGCTTCCAGGAAATTGGTGCCGTACGACAGTTGGGGACATCCTTGACTTCCGATACGGGAAAGGGTTGAAGGTGAGTGATCGTGCAGACGATGGTCCAGTGCCCGTCTACGGTTCTAATGGGATTGTAGGCTACACCACCACGCCATTGACGATACGACGATCTGTCATCGTAGGCCGCAAGGGATCTGCAGGAGCACTGAACAAGTGTAACGGACCATCGTGGACGACTGATGTCGCATACTATGTAGAATCGCCAAGTTTCTTTAATCTCGATTATCTGTTCTTCTCTCTCGCTACGCTTGATCTGAGCGACCTACGAAAGGGTGTCAAGCCTGGCCTCAGCCGCGCGGATGCCTACAGCAAGCTCATTAGTGTCCCGCCCCTCGCCGAGCAGCAGCGCATCGTTGCCAAGGTCGATGAGCTTATGGCCCTCTGCGACCAGTTGGAGGAAACACGCACGGCGCGGGAGGACACCCGCGACCGGCTCACCAGGGCTAGTCTTACCCGTCTGGTCGCTCCCGAAATCGACGCACCGACGTTTCGTTCTCACGCGCGCTTTGCCGTCGATGCGCTGCCCGCACTGACCGCCCGAGCCGATCAGGTCAAGAATCTGCGCCAGACCATTCTCAACCTTGCCGTGCGGGGGAAGCTGGTGGAGCAGGATCCGTCGGATGAGCCGGCGTCCGAGTTGCTGAAGCTGATCGCGGCCGAGAAGGCACGGCTGTTGAAGGCTCGCAAGATCAGAAAACGGAAACCAACAGAATCGCTGTCGCCTCCCGAGCCCGCCTTCGGACTACCGAGTGGTTGGACGGTCGCAAGGTTGTCGGATGTCGTGGTCGAATTGCAAACCGGACCGTTCGGTAGTTCCCTTCACAAGAGTGACTACAAGATGGGCGGGACACCCGTCGTCAACCCCGCTTCAATACGCAACGGGAAGATCGTGCCGGTGGGAAAAATGGCTGTCGGGACCGACACCCTGGAGAGACTCGCAAACTTCAAGCTCCGTGCTGGCGACATCGTGATGGGCCGCCGGGGTGAAATGGGACGATGTGCGGTAGTGGCTGAG
- a CDS encoding restriction endonuclease subunit S encodes LCGTGSLILRLSDSVCAEYLAMLIGSPDVREYLQGSSVGITMRNLNQSILLAMSIGLPPLAEQHRIVATVDALMALCDQLQAEVGEADGIRSKLLDSLLHESLAFQEASINVTVGSSARVWA; translated from the coding sequence GCTCTGTGGGACGGGAAGCTTGATCCTCCGTCTTTCGGACAGCGTTTGCGCAGAATACCTCGCCATGCTCATCGGATCACCCGATGTTCGGGAGTACCTCCAAGGTTCTTCCGTCGGCATAACAATGCGGAATCTGAACCAATCCATCCTGCTGGCAATGAGCATCGGCCTGCCGCCCCTCGCCGAGCAGCACCGCATCGTCGCCACGGTCGATGCCCTCATGGCGCTGTGCGACCAGTTGCAGGCCGAGGTCGGTGAAGCGGATGGCATACGCAGCAAGCTGCTCGATTCCCTTCTGCATGAGTCGCTAGCCTTCCAGGAAGCCAGCATCAATGTAACTGTCGGCAGCAGTGCGAGGGTTTGGGCATGA